The DNA segment GACGAACATGGTCGTCCGGAGCGTGTCAATCCCGAGCATTCATGGAACAGCGATCACGTCGTCAGTCGCCTGTTCCTGTTCGAGCTTTCTCGCCATTCCGATCATCACGCTACGGCATCCCGAAAGTATCAAATCTTGCGGTCGTTTGAACAGAGCCCGCAATTGCCCACGGGTTACCCAGGAATGGTCGTCTTAGCGCTGATGCCCCCCATCTGGTTCGCCATCATGAATCCGCTGGCGGAAAAGTATTGTCAAACTACTAAGCGAGCGGCAGAAATGTAGCTTCGGAGGATTTTTTGTTGGCGGCTTGCGCTACGCCCTAACCGCCTGCCGCGCCAGCACTTCGAACAAGAATTCCATGATTTCGACGTGCCGCACGGCTGTTTGCAAATCATGGCCCCATGTGAAAAGCCCCTGCTGCTTGACCAAGAATCCAGACGGTAGCGGTGAGGCACTCTGGAGGGTGTCTCGAACTTGGTCGGCCATGGCTGTGGCGTCCGCCAGGCAATCGACAATCGGAAACCACTGGGCCTGCAGGCGACTGTCCGCACCGGCCAATCCCGACTGCATTGCGTAGCCGTCGATCAACACACCGCCCAGGGATTCAAATTTGGTTGCCAGGATAGTTGCCCACACGCTGCTGGTATGTAGTATGGCACCAGCCCTGGCTTGTTCTGCAATCACGCAGTGGAGCAACACATCGGCAGACGCTTGTGCCTGGTCTGGTATAACGCCCTTTCCCGAAGAATCGACTAATGCAAAATCGACTGGCACCAAACTACCTTTATCTGTGCATTGGGCCGTAATCAGCAACTGTCGCGGCTCGCGCTGCGCGACGACGCTGTAGCTGCCGCTAGCTCCCAAGCTCCAGCCGCGCCGCCAGAAATCATGGCCAACGCGTTGCAACTGGCCAATCAGTGCCGCATGTGGACCCAGATGCACTGGCAATGGTCGATCGTCGGTTGGTTCCATTATTTGAATCGGTTCGAAAAAATGTGACTGGGCAAACTGAGCATCATTGGTGGGCCGGCGCGGGGCCACGCAAATTGCATCTCGACTAGCTTGCCGTCATCGACATACTTTGCTTTATAACTCCAACTTAGTCCGGCACCGCTTGTCCCACCCTACGAGTTGCATGAACGGCTGCAAAACATTCTAACTATGCATTCTCGGCAGCCGATGGCCGCGACCGATAATTTCGGCTTCAGCCAACGACAACTCTTGCAACCGTTCTTTCACGTCATGGGCAGGCATAAAACCTCTGGCCAGTCGCACGTAAGTTGTATGATGGCGGGCTTCTGATTCAAACAAGCTGGCGTAGAACTGAGCTAGCTCCGTATCCTGCACATGCTCAGCCAACAGACTGAACCGTTCGCAACTTCGAGCTTCGATCAGTCCAGCAACCAACAGCCTGTCGACCGCCCGCTGTGGTTCTGCGGTTCGAACAAGCTGGTTTAACTCGCGTCCGTAGTGACCGGGCTGCAATCGCCGAAATCGAATTTTACGCCTTTCCAGCCAGTCCAACACCAGGTGAAAATGCTCCAGTTCCTCCTGTACAATCTGCGTCATCTCAGTGCACAGGTCGCGATTGTCGATGTAGCTACCCAGCAGGCTCATCGCCGTGGCCGCAGCCTTGTGTTCGCAATGTGCATGGTCAATCAGAATCTCGTCTAACGATCGATCGACCTGTTTTAGCCAACGTTGGTCGGTAGTGCTTTGCAGACTGAGCATTTGATTCACAGGCGGTGGTGAACGTTATCCATGAGGCTATCTGAGCAACTTTGGCGGGCTCCGCAATACAACTTGTAGCATTAAAACGTGAATGTTCCGATTGTGAAACACCCCATAGAAAACCTGGGCAGTCGGGAAACTCCAGCTAGAATGGTTCGCTTTCATGGCTGGATGTACCGGTCTGACGGCTTTAGAACGATGAACCCCTTTGGCACGTACTGATTGATGGTTTTGTTATCTGCGGTAGACGTTTCCAAGACTTTTGGTGATCGGCAGGTGCTGCAGAAAGCTAGTCTGGAAATACGCACCGGCGAGCGCATCGGGCTGGTTGGTCCCAATGGAGCGGGCAAGACGACGCTGCTGAGAATTCTGACCGGGCAAATGGGGGCCGATGCCGGTACAGTGGAGATGCCTTCGCGAGGCACCGTTGGCTATTTACAGCAGCATCCCAATTTTGCTGAAAGCGATAGTGTGTGGTCGGTGGCTGCAGCGGCAGTCGGCGATGTGAGTCAATTGGCTAGCCAGGCAGAACAGGTAGCTGCCGAGCTAGCGCAAGCCGACTGCCCAGAACTTCGCCAAACTCTACTTGAACACTACGATCGTCTGCAGGCCAAACTGCATCAAGCAGATGCTTACAATTGGGAGTATCGCGTAGAACGCATTCTGCAGGGGCTCGGATTCCCATCTCGCTGGAACGATCGTCCCGCAAGGCAATTGAGCGGGGGGCAACAGAATCGCCTGATGCTGGCCAGCCTGTTGTTGCAGCAACCAGACCTGATGATTTTGGACGAGCCCAACAACCATTTAGACATCGAGACCACCGAATGGCTGGAAGAGACGCTAGCGGGTTGGCCAGGCGCGCTGCTGGTAGTCAGCCACGACCGCTTTTTTCTGGATCAGGTGGCCAGCTCAATTGTCGAACTGGTCGACGGACAACTGGATCGCTATCGCGGCAACTACTCGGCCTATGTAATGCAGAAGGCCGAGCGGCTGGAGGTCCAGCGGCGGACCTACGAGCGCCAGCAGGAAGAGATCGCCAAGCTGGAAGAGTTTATTCGCAAGCATCACTACGGTCAAAAGAGCACTCAGGCCGAAGATCGCCGCAAAAAGTTGGAACGCATCGAGCGTGTCCCGCCACCACGCGAGATACGCACGCCTCAATTTCGCTTTCCGCCTGCAGCCCGTAGTGGCGATGTGGTGCTACGTGCCAGCGAACTGTCCAAAGCCTATGACCGCCCGCTATTTAGCAAATTGAGCTTCCAAATTCACCGTGGTGAACGGTGGGCCATTTTAGGCTCCAATGGCTCCGGCAAGACGACGCTGCTAAAGTGCTTGTTGGGCCAGTGCCAGGCTGATCAAGGTCAGGTTGAACTGGGATCAAAACTGCAGATTGGCTACTTCGACCAGTTGTTATCCCAGCTATCTCCGGACACCTGTGCGGCTGAAGCCATTCGCGTGGCTCACAGGGACTTGGACGATCGCGCCCGCCGGGACATTCTGGGCGCCTTTGGCCTTTCGGGCGACGTAGTACTCAAACCACTACGCATGCTGTCCGGTGGCGAGCGCAGCCGGACGATGCTAGCCTGGCTAACCGCCATGGAGGCCAATCTATTGGTACTAGACGAACCAACCAACCATTTGGACCTCTGGTCACGGCATGCATTGGAGGAAGCTTTGAGACATTTTGACGGCACCGTACTGATGGTCACGCACGACCGGTACTTGGTCAATGCAGTGGCCGATCATGTGCTGGTTATCGGAGAGGGTCGTGTCAGTCAGATCGCGGGCAACTACGACGCCTATAAACATTGGCTCAAGCAGTCCATGGCCATAGCTGATCGAGCCGCTGTGGGTCACAATGTTGCGGCCGGAAAGTCGACAACCCCAGGTGCAGCTCGACCCCGGTCGGGCAGTCCGGACACTGGTTCGACTAAGCGCAAGCGCAAGTACCCCTACCGCAAAGTTGAGGTATTGGCGCAAGAAATCACCGGAAGCGAAGCACGGATTGCGGAAATTCATCAGCAGATGATGCGCCCAGAAATACTCCGCGATGGACGGCAAGTCAAACAGTTGCAGCAGGAATTGACCGGCTTGGAAGAAAATCTGCTGCAGTTATACGAACACTACGAAGAAGCTTGTGAGTTGAACTAATGGCATTTTGGAACAGGAAAAAGGAAGCAGCCACCACGCCGGTATCACCGACGACGGCTGAACCATCAGAGGCTAAGTCGAGTGGTTTTTGGGGAAGCATCAAGTCGGCACTAACCAAGACCAGTCGTGCGCTGAATACCGATATTCGTGATCTACTGAAATCGGAAGGCGATCTGGTCAACGACGAATTCTTGACACGACTGTTTGGACTACTGATTCGCACCGATATGGGCAATGCGATGGCCAAACAGATTTGTGATCGCATCGGCAACGACTACCGCGCCCGCGTTGTCAAATTCTCGGACATCGTTCAAGTGGTCGGCCAAGAGATTCGCCAAAGCCTGGCGCAGCGCGGTACGGAACTGAATATGTCGGACAACGGACCGACGGTGATCCTGGTGGTTGGCGTCAACGGCTCTGGCAAAACTACTTCGATTGCCAAGTTGGCCCACAAGCTGGTCCAAGAAGGCAATCGCGTGTTGCTGGGAGCCGGAGATACATTCCGAGCAGCAGCCGTGGAACAACTGACCATCTGGTCCGAGCGCATCGGCTGTGACATCGTGACCGCCAAGCAGGGATCAGACCCAGCCAGCGTGGCCTTCCAAGCCAGCCTGCGTGCCCGCGATGAAAAATACGACGTGTGCATTGTCGATACCGCTGGTCGCCTGCAGACACAAACCAGCCTGATGCAAGAATTGCAAAAAATTCGTCGCGTTATCGGCAAGCACATTCCTGAGGCGCCGCATGAGGTCTTGCTGGTGCTGGATGCCACGGCGGGACAAAACGCCATCAGCCAGGCTCGAGGATTTTCGGACGCCGCAGGCTGTACCGGCATCATCCTGGCCAAGATCGACGGCTCTGCCAAAGGTGGGGTGATCGTGCCGATTTGTCAGCAATTTGAATTGCCCGTCAAGCTGGTGGGGCTGGGTGAAAAGATCGGGGACATGGCCGTATTTAATCCCGACGAATTCGTCCGTGGCCTGCTGGACGAGACAAACTGACGCATATTGTAGACATTGTCGTCGTCTATTTGGCGAAGTATCCTTCTGAATAGCAATACTGCACTCGCGAGCCTGAATAAGGCGCGCGACGTAGCGGTAGCCACGATCTGGCGACGGTGGCCGATACATTCCAATTGAGGGTCTGTGTCATGCCCCCATGCGAATGACGAGGTACCATCCGATGTTCAAGTCTGCGTTGTTGCTCAAGACTGCAAGCCTGCTCGGCCTAACGACAATACTGGTAGCGTCCGATCGCTGCTATGGCCAGTTGGATTTTGAAAAGGCACCCATTCTGTATGGTCAAGTGCCGTCGGAAGATGCTGTGGGGCAACTGGCGCGACGATTGGAATCAGGCGAGGCAATTCTGGAATATGATTCGCGACTTGGCTGGCTGCCCAGCATTCTGAAACTACTGAATGTCGACGTCGAATCTCAAGTATTTGTGTTTTCTAAGACGTCGTTGCAATTGCATAAAATTCATCCGCGTGGGCCTCGCGCTATTTACTTTAATGACGATGTGTATGTGGGCTTTTGCCACAACGGAGACGTACTGGAATTGGCGGCCACGGACCCTCGGCTGGGGGCGGTCTTTTATACGCTGGACCAAAACAATGCGGCGCGTCGAATTCTCGCTGACCGAGGCCAGTGTTTAGCGTGTCATGCCACGCATCGCACGCAGGGTGTACCCGGCTATCTGGTTCGCAGTGTCTATCCAGATGCCGATGGTCGCCCGCGTTCCGGAACGCGCAGTTT comes from the Pirellulaceae bacterium genome and includes:
- the ftsY gene encoding signal recognition particle-docking protein FtsY: MAFWNRKKEAATTPVSPTTAEPSEAKSSGFWGSIKSALTKTSRALNTDIRDLLKSEGDLVNDEFLTRLFGLLIRTDMGNAMAKQICDRIGNDYRARVVKFSDIVQVVGQEIRQSLAQRGTELNMSDNGPTVILVVGVNGSGKTTSIAKLAHKLVQEGNRVLLGAGDTFRAAAVEQLTIWSERIGCDIVTAKQGSDPASVAFQASLRARDEKYDVCIVDTAGRLQTQTSLMQELQKIRRVIGKHIPEAPHEVLLVLDATAGQNAISQARGFSDAAGCTGIILAKIDGSAKGGVIVPICQQFELPVKLVGLGEKIGDMAVFNPDEFVRGLLDETN
- a CDS encoding class II aldolase/adducin family protein, which gives rise to MEPTDDRPLPVHLGPHAALIGQLQRVGHDFWRRGWSLGASGSYSVVAQREPRQLLITAQCTDKGSLVPVDFALVDSSGKGVIPDQAQASADVLLHCVIAEQARAGAILHTSSVWATILATKFESLGGVLIDGYAMQSGLAGADSRLQAQWFPIVDCLADATAMADQVRDTLQSASPLPSGFLVKQQGLFTWGHDLQTAVRHVEIMEFLFEVLARQAVRA
- a CDS encoding ABC-F family ATP-binding cassette domain-containing protein; this encodes MVLLSAVDVSKTFGDRQVLQKASLEIRTGERIGLVGPNGAGKTTLLRILTGQMGADAGTVEMPSRGTVGYLQQHPNFAESDSVWSVAAAAVGDVSQLASQAEQVAAELAQADCPELRQTLLEHYDRLQAKLHQADAYNWEYRVERILQGLGFPSRWNDRPARQLSGGQQNRLMLASLLLQQPDLMILDEPNNHLDIETTEWLEETLAGWPGALLVVSHDRFFLDQVASSIVELVDGQLDRYRGNYSAYVMQKAERLEVQRRTYERQQEEIAKLEEFIRKHHYGQKSTQAEDRRKKLERIERVPPPREIRTPQFRFPPAARSGDVVLRASELSKAYDRPLFSKLSFQIHRGERWAILGSNGSGKTTLLKCLLGQCQADQGQVELGSKLQIGYFDQLLSQLSPDTCAAEAIRVAHRDLDDRARRDILGAFGLSGDVVLKPLRMLSGGERSRTMLAWLTAMEANLLVLDEPTNHLDLWSRHALEEALRHFDGTVLMVTHDRYLVNAVADHVLVIGEGRVSQIAGNYDAYKHWLKQSMAIADRAAVGHNVAAGKSTTPGAARPRSGSPDTGSTKRKRKYPYRKVEVLAQEITGSEARIAEIHQQMMRPEILRDGRQVKQLQQELTGLEENLLQLYEHYEEACELN
- a CDS encoding tRNA-(ms[2]io[6]A)-hydroxylase: MLSLQSTTDQRWLKQVDRSLDEILIDHAHCEHKAAATAMSLLGSYIDNRDLCTEMTQIVQEELEHFHLVLDWLERRKIRFRRLQPGHYGRELNQLVRTAEPQRAVDRLLVAGLIEARSCERFSLLAEHVQDTELAQFYASLFESEARHHTTYVRLARGFMPAHDVKERLQELSLAEAEIIGRGHRLPRMHS